In Micromonospora sp. LH3U1, one genomic interval encodes:
- a CDS encoding helix-turn-helix domain-containing protein, which produces MAGSQSDGRLSEVKFLTVAEVATVMRVSKMTVYRLVHSGELTAVRVGRSFRVPEHAVHEYLRGAFQETA; this is translated from the coding sequence ATGGCCGGGTCGCAGTCCGACGGACGGCTGTCGGAGGTCAAGTTCCTGACCGTCGCGGAGGTGGCGACGGTCATGCGGGTGTCGAAGATGACGGTCTATCGCCTGGTGCACAGCGGTGAGCTCACCGCCGTGCGGGTTGGCCGGTCATTCCGGGTGCCCGAGCACGCGGTGCACGAATATCTCCGGGGTGCTTTTCAGGAGACTGCCTGA
- a CDS encoding NAD-dependent epimerase/dehydratase family protein, whose translation MTPGSTSGAPGVVLVTGVGRYLGAHVAARLAADPRIERVIGVDAPDSGTEFTDLLDRVERIRVDTGALGGLLADLDVDAVVHLALVSSPDPQHGGRSGMKDQNVIGSMQMLAACQRAPRLRKLVVRSSTAAYGVSFRDPAVFTEETEPREVPRGGFGRDILDLEGYVRGFRRRRSDVTATVLRFAPFIGSTADTTLTRYFSQPFVPTVFGRDPRLQFLHFDDALEVLHRSIVEDHPGTYNVAGPGVLSLSQAIRRAGRVAVPVLEPGLSGAAALARSMGFGRYGLDQVDLFVHGRVVDTTRLEQEYGFTPRSTAEAFEDFIRAHHGGVVVTRGQLAAAEQLVLDGIRQVRSAVRERSS comes from the coding sequence ATGACCCCCGGTAGCACCTCAGGTGCTCCGGGGGTCGTCCTCGTCACCGGGGTGGGCCGCTATCTGGGCGCCCACGTGGCAGCCCGGCTGGCCGCCGACCCACGGATCGAACGGGTCATCGGGGTGGACGCTCCGGACTCCGGCACCGAGTTCACCGACCTGCTGGACCGGGTCGAACGGATCCGCGTCGACACCGGTGCGCTCGGTGGCCTCCTCGCCGACCTGGACGTCGACGCGGTGGTGCACCTCGCGCTGGTCAGCTCCCCCGACCCGCAGCACGGTGGCCGGTCGGGCATGAAGGACCAGAACGTCATCGGCAGCATGCAGATGCTCGCCGCCTGCCAACGGGCGCCCCGGCTGCGCAAGCTCGTGGTCCGCTCGTCTACCGCCGCGTACGGGGTGTCGTTCCGGGACCCAGCGGTCTTCACTGAGGAGACCGAGCCCCGGGAGGTGCCGCGCGGCGGGTTCGGCCGCGACATCCTCGACCTTGAGGGATACGTCCGTGGCTTCCGGCGCCGCCGGTCCGACGTCACCGCGACGGTGCTGCGCTTCGCCCCGTTCATCGGCTCGACCGCCGACACCACGTTGACCCGCTACTTCTCGCAGCCGTTCGTGCCGACCGTCTTCGGCCGTGACCCCCGTCTGCAGTTCCTGCACTTCGACGACGCGTTGGAGGTGCTGCACCGGTCGATCGTGGAGGACCATCCCGGCACCTACAACGTCGCCGGTCCGGGGGTGCTGTCGCTGTCCCAGGCGATCCGGCGGGCCGGTCGGGTGGCCGTGCCGGTGCTGGAGCCGGGTCTCTCCGGTGCCGCCGCGCTGGCCCGCAGCATGGGCTTCGGCCGTTACGGCCTGGACCAGGTCGACCTCTTCGTGCACGGCCGGGTTGTCGACACCACCCGGCTTGAGCAGGAGTACGGCTTCACGCCCCGCTCCACCGCCGAAGCGTTCGAGGACTTCATCCGCGCCCATCACGGCGGGGTGGTGGTCACGCGGGGTCAGTTGGCCGCCGCCGAGCAGCTCGTCCTGGACGGCATCCGGCAGGTCCGCTCGGCAGTGCGGGAGCGGTCGTCATGA
- a CDS encoding ABC transporter permease: MRVAEAWRVALDALRANRLRSALTMLGVIIGVASVVLLVAIGTGTKQKVEQQVEGLGSNLLLVVPGRIEVGNAPVVSPLTLKDVDAVTRVVGDPDRVAVTVASGATARAGARSDFTTVQGVLETTPAVFTRSLARGRYLTGADVDTSRRVAVLGDSVARALFPDRDPLGQQVALAGVRFRVIGVFAPLGQSLGVDRDDEVHVPVTAAQRLWGTQRVDGIAVKAPDRERIEELGERIVAELNRRHPDTEFSAVTQQQILGVLGDILGVLTGVLAAIAGISLLVGGVGVSNIMLVSVRERTREIGLRKAVGARPRDIGVQFLLEAVLLTTIGGLTGMALGVGTALLVDALSPIPAAITWWSLALAFGVSAVVGIVFGVVPAQRAGRLDPVVALRAE, from the coding sequence GTGAGGGTCGCCGAGGCGTGGCGGGTGGCGCTGGACGCCCTACGGGCCAACCGGCTGCGCAGCGCGCTGACCATGCTCGGGGTGATCATCGGGGTGGCCTCGGTGGTCCTGCTGGTGGCGATCGGCACCGGCACCAAACAGAAGGTCGAGCAACAGGTCGAGGGCCTCGGCTCCAACCTGCTGCTGGTTGTCCCCGGCAGGATCGAGGTGGGCAACGCGCCGGTGGTCTCGCCGCTGACCCTCAAGGACGTGGACGCCGTCACCCGCGTGGTCGGCGACCCCGACCGGGTGGCGGTCACCGTTGCCTCCGGGGCGACCGCGCGAGCCGGTGCACGCTCCGACTTCACCACCGTCCAGGGAGTGCTGGAGACCACTCCGGCGGTGTTCACACGGTCGCTGGCCCGGGGTCGCTACCTCACCGGTGCCGACGTGGACACCAGCCGACGCGTGGCGGTGCTCGGCGACTCGGTGGCCCGCGCGCTGTTCCCCGACCGGGATCCGCTCGGCCAGCAGGTCGCGCTGGCCGGGGTGCGGTTCCGGGTGATCGGCGTCTTCGCGCCACTCGGGCAGAGCCTCGGCGTCGACCGGGACGACGAGGTGCACGTGCCGGTGACCGCCGCGCAGCGGCTCTGGGGCACCCAGCGGGTGGACGGCATCGCGGTGAAGGCACCGGACCGGGAACGGATCGAGGAGTTGGGCGAGCGGATCGTGGCCGAACTCAACCGCCGTCACCCGGACACCGAGTTCAGCGCCGTCACCCAGCAGCAGATCCTCGGCGTACTCGGCGACATCCTCGGCGTCCTCACCGGCGTACTGGCCGCCATCGCCGGCATCTCGTTGCTCGTCGGCGGCGTCGGCGTCTCCAACATCATGCTGGTCAGTGTCCGAGAGCGGACCCGGGAGATCGGGCTGCGCAAGGCCGTCGGCGCGCGTCCCCGCGACATCGGGGTGCAGTTCCTGCTGGAAGCGGTGCTGCTCACCACCATCGGTGGGCTGACCGGGATGGCGCTGGGGGTGGGGACCGCACTGCTGGTCGACGCGCTGTCGCCGATCCCGGCCGCGATCACCTGGTGGTCGTTGGCGCTCGCCTTCGGCGTGTCGGCGGTGGTGGGCATCGTCTTCGGGGTCGTCCCCGCGCAGCGTGCCGGCCGGCTCGACCCGGTGGTCGCGCTGCGCGCCGAGTGA
- a CDS encoding 30S ribosomal protein bS22 — MGSVVKKRRKRMAKKKHRKLLRKTRVQRRRLGK, encoded by the coding sequence ATGGGCTCGGTGGTCAAGAAGCGCCGTAAGCGCATGGCTAAGAAGAAGCACCGCAAGCTGCTGCGCAAGACCCGCGTCCAGCGTCGCCGTCTCGGCAAGTGA
- a CDS encoding HAD family hydrolase has translation MARSRKVTVSTDAAGHTAGWAETDLAPVAAPDPTAAAFFDVDNTMMQGASIYWFARGLASRNYLTTSDLARFAWQQLRFRLLAREHAGDMSLAKEAALAFVEGWRVDEVERLAEEIFDELMAPRIWSGTRQLAQRHLDAGQRVWLVSAAPVEIGRVIAARLGLTGAIGTVAEVVDGAYTGRLVGDLMHGPAKAEAVTQLAAVEGLDLIRCAAYSDSTNDLPLLSAVGRAVAVNPDGSLLRQARQHGWEVRDFRTGRRAVKIAVPSTAAAGLVAGAVTAGLALQRRRRAD, from the coding sequence GTGGCGCGTAGCCGTAAGGTGACGGTCAGCACTGACGCCGCCGGGCACACCGCCGGCTGGGCGGAGACCGACCTGGCCCCGGTAGCCGCCCCCGACCCGACCGCGGCGGCGTTCTTCGACGTGGACAACACGATGATGCAGGGCGCCTCGATCTACTGGTTCGCCCGTGGCCTCGCCTCCCGGAACTACCTCACCACCTCCGACCTGGCCCGCTTCGCGTGGCAGCAGCTCCGGTTCCGGCTGCTGGCCCGGGAGCACGCCGGTGACATGTCCCTGGCCAAGGAAGCCGCGCTGGCCTTCGTCGAGGGCTGGCGGGTCGACGAGGTGGAGCGCCTCGCGGAGGAGATCTTCGACGAGCTGATGGCTCCGCGGATCTGGTCCGGGACCCGTCAGCTCGCTCAACGTCACCTCGACGCCGGCCAGCGGGTCTGGCTGGTCAGCGCCGCCCCGGTGGAGATCGGCCGGGTGATCGCCGCCCGGCTCGGCCTGACCGGTGCCATCGGCACGGTGGCCGAGGTGGTGGACGGGGCGTACACCGGGCGGTTGGTGGGTGACCTGATGCACGGGCCGGCGAAGGCCGAGGCGGTCACGCAGCTCGCCGCGGTGGAGGGGCTCGACCTGATCCGCTGCGCGGCCTACAGCGACTCGACCAACGACCTGCCGCTGCTCTCGGCCGTGGGCAGGGCGGTGGCCGTCAACCCGGACGGGTCCCTGCTGCGGCAGGCCCGCCAGCACGGCTGGGAGGTACGGGACTTCCGCACCGGCCGTCGGGCGGTCAAGATCGCCGTACCGTCGACCGCAGCGGCCGGGCTGGTCGCCGGCGCGGTCACCGCCGGCCTGGCACTGCAGCGCCGCCGCCGCGCCGACTGA
- a CDS encoding lysophospholipid acyltransferase family protein — translation MTGSGEGRDPQGVGRFDVPQQLPAPDAESARRNGHRPAAQVASTPPLTPTPPLPPTPVEPAVPDRPGDHWDRKVANGLAFLRRRFSGDYEVDEFGFDPDLTDAVFHPLLRLLYRDWFRTEVSGVEHVPVDGPALVVGNHSGTVALDALILSAALHDKHPAHRYLRLLGADLVFRMPVVSEIARKTGGTVACNPDAERLLGGGDLVGVFPEGFKGIGKLYADRYKLQRFGRGGFVSAALRTGTPIVPVAIVGGEEIYPMLADIKPLARLLKLPYFPVTPTFPWLGPLGMVPLPSKWLIHFCPPIPTAHLTDSADDPLVVFNLADQVRETIQQTLHTLLEQRPDPFGP, via the coding sequence ATGACCGGGTCGGGGGAGGGGCGCGACCCGCAGGGGGTCGGGCGTTTCGACGTACCGCAGCAACTGCCCGCACCGGACGCGGAGTCGGCGCGGCGCAACGGACATCGGCCGGCCGCCCAGGTCGCGTCGACGCCGCCCCTGACGCCGACCCCGCCCCTGCCGCCGACGCCGGTCGAGCCGGCGGTGCCGGACCGGCCGGGGGACCACTGGGACCGTAAGGTCGCGAACGGCCTGGCGTTCCTGCGCCGACGGTTCTCCGGCGACTACGAGGTGGACGAGTTCGGCTTCGACCCGGATTTGACCGATGCCGTCTTCCACCCACTGCTGCGGCTGCTCTACCGGGACTGGTTCCGCACCGAGGTCAGTGGGGTGGAGCACGTGCCCGTCGATGGGCCCGCGCTGGTGGTCGGCAACCACTCCGGGACGGTCGCTCTGGACGCGTTGATCCTCTCGGCGGCGCTGCACGACAAGCATCCCGCCCACCGCTACCTGCGGCTGCTCGGTGCCGACCTGGTCTTCCGGATGCCGGTGGTGTCGGAGATCGCCCGCAAGACCGGCGGCACGGTGGCCTGCAACCCGGACGCCGAGCGGCTGCTCGGCGGCGGTGATCTGGTCGGTGTGTTCCCCGAGGGCTTCAAGGGCATCGGCAAGCTCTACGCCGACCGGTACAAGCTGCAACGATTCGGTCGGGGCGGCTTCGTCTCGGCGGCGCTGCGCACCGGCACCCCGATCGTGCCGGTCGCCATCGTCGGCGGCGAGGAGATCTACCCGATGCTCGCCGACATCAAGCCCCTGGCGCGGTTGCTCAAGCTGCCATACTTCCCGGTCACGCCGACCTTCCCGTGGCTCGGCCCGCTGGGCATGGTGCCGCTGCCGAGCAAGTGGCTGATCCACTTCTGCCCGCCGATCCCCACCGCCCACCTGACCGACTCGGCGGATGACCCGTTGGTGGTCTTCAACCTCGCCGACCAGGTGCGGGAGACCATCCAGCAGACCCTGCACACGCTGTTGGAGCAACGACCCGACCCATTCGGCCCCTGA